GACCGGCTGGAACTGGAAAAGTGGGTGGGGGATCATTTGAGTGTTTCGAAGTAATGTAGGCTGCCGGATTCGTCATGGCAATGAAGTGAAGCCATCCTCGTGCATTGTCTTCGCTATAGTGGTTGTCAGCAGCTTTCCTGGCGGCCAGACCGAGCCCGAAGTTGCCTTTACTTCGTTCGTCATGATGGGTATCTGAAGCGCCTGGCTGCTATCTACTTCCCCTGCTCCGTGCGCGCAAACTTCGAGTAGCACCCCTCCACACACATCACAGTTAGCGGTGTTAGCGTCAGCGTATCGTTGATGATGATATAACCGTACTTAAAGCTTTTGCCGGTAAAAGAGTTGCGCAACGTAACAGTGAGGCTGTCGCTGCTGTACCGGTTAAATTCGTTCATTGCATCGTTCGAAACGAACATGCCGTTGCTGAAGCCGATCATTTGGGCGTCTTCGGCAGGTATAGGTTTGTGGATCATGGGGCCGCCGATGCTGTAACCAATTGCCACTTCTTTCCACGCCCCTTCCAGCGAAGCCACGAGTTGCGTCCCGGCCGTCTCCGTATCTTCTTTATCACAGGCGGTGAACGCCAACATGGTCAGGGTGCAAATAGCGAGCAATTGTTTCATAAAGGGGAACTTTACTATTAAAACGACCGGGAGCAAAAAAGGTTACAACAGCTGAGTTAAAAAAGGCCGCGGTGATGTCCGCGGCCTTCTTCCTTATTGGCAGGACTTCGTGAAAGTCACGCTTTGGAATGTTTTGTCTGTGCCAAATTTAGCCAGCGTCTTGTAGCTGCTGGTGGCACCTGCAGAGAGAGACGTGATCGTCACCGGTGCGGTGGTTTCGTACGTTGCTCCGTCAGTGGTAGTCACGATTAGCTTCAGGTTTACTACCGCCGCGCCATTAGCGATTGCATAATCTTTGGTAGAAGTGTTTTTTACATCGAAGTCAAGGAATACCTGTTTGCCGTTTTCGTCGATGTCACGGCTAGTTTCGGTCAATACGAAGCTGTCGGCGAAGCACTCGGACCTGGGTTTGTCATTGTCTTTACTACATGCGGAAAATGCTACCGCAATGGCGGCCAGCGGAGCGAATAACAGTCTTTTCATGTTAATTGATGCTATGGTTTTAAATAGGTGAATGGGTACAAACGCGAAAACAATCACTTATAACGTTGTCGGCTGCACGGTTTCTGTCAAGCCCGCTTTTAACAATAACTATGCCGATTTCGTTATCTTTGCACCTTCACCGACAAACACTGTTAGCATTGAGAGCATATCTGAACCTGTTCGATTTTCGTCAGCCCATCAACTATAAAAATGAAGTGTTGGCCGGCCTTACCGTAGCCATGACCATGATCCCTGAGTCCCTGTCATTCGCCATACTTGCAGGTTTCCCTCCATTGACGGGCCTTTACGCTGCCTTCATCATGGGGCTTGTAACAGCGATCTTCGGCGGGCGGCCCGGACTGGTATCGGGTGGTGCGGGTGCTACGGTGGTGGTGATTATGGCATTGATGCAATCCCACGGATTAGACTACGTATTCGCAGCAGTAGCGCTGGCGGGTATATTCCAGCTATTGGTCGGATTGTTCAGGCTCGGCAAATTCATCGGCCTGGTACCTCAGCCGGTGATGTATGGTTTTGTAAACGGCCTGGCCGTGATCATCTTTATGTCACAGCTGGAGCAGTTTAAAAGTGCAGGCAGCTGGATGACCGGCACGCCATTGATGATCATGGGCGGTCTGACTGCCTTAACGATCCTTATCGTTGTACTCTTCCCGCGTATTACCAAGGCTGTTCCACCTTCGCTGGTGGCAATTATTACGGTGTTCCTGCTGGTATACGTTTTTCATATTGATACGAGAACTGTACGGGACATTGCCGAAGTAAGCGGCGGCTTCCCTCCTTTTCATATTCCCAACATTCCTTTTACCATTGAAACCCTGCAGATCATACTGCCGTATGGATTGATCATGGCAGGCGTTGGTTTAACCGAAGGGCTGCTCACCCTCAACCTGGTGGACGAGATCACCGGCACGCGCGGTAATGGTAACCGGGAGGCCCTGGCGCAAGGTGGTGCTAATATCCTTAACGGCTTTTTCACCGGCATGGGTGGTTGCCCGATGATCGCCCAAACGCTGGTAAATCTCTCAGCGGGCGCGCGAGCCAGGCTGTCGGGCATCGTGGCCGCCTTAACGATCCTGCTTATCATCCTGGCAGGCGCCCCGATCATCGAGCGTGTACCGATGGCGGCGCTCACGGGCGTAATGATCATGGTGGCAATCGGTACTTTTGAATGGAGCAGCTTCCGCATCATTAATAAGATGCCGAGGCAAGACATTTTCGTCGGCATTATTGTGGCACTCATCACGATCGTATTACATAACCTGGCACTCGCCGTGCTGATCGGCGTTATCATCTCCGCCCTGGTATTTGCCTGGGAGAGCGCGAAGCACATTCGTGTGCATGCTTACTGGAATGACCACGGAAGTAAGTACTACGAAATCAACGGCCCCTTGTTTTTTGGCTCCGTCACTACCTTTCATGAACAATTTGATGTTAACGGCGACCCGGAGGAAGTAGTGATCGACTTCAGGAACAGCCGCGTGGCTGACATGTCGGGCATAGATGCGCTCAATAAACTCACTGACAAATATGCAAAAGCCGGTAAAAAGCTACACCTGAAACACCTGAGCCCGGACTGTATCGCACTGCTGAAAAATGCGGGCAGCGAGATTGATGTGAACATCGTGGAAGATCCTTCATACCATGTAGCGATAGAAGGAAAAACAAATAAAGCAGGTAACTAAAGAGGAACCCGCAACTTTTTCCAAAATCTAAATGCTTGCGAGTCCAGCAGAACTCACACCGTCAGAATTTAAAGTGTGATTACACTTCGCGTCTTTTTGATAGTCATGGCTTTGAAAATGCGCCTTCGCGTCAGCCTCTTACTATCAAGTGTGTCGTATTGTC
This genomic interval from Chitinophaga horti contains the following:
- a CDS encoding SulP family inorganic anion transporter: MRAYLNLFDFRQPINYKNEVLAGLTVAMTMIPESLSFAILAGFPPLTGLYAAFIMGLVTAIFGGRPGLVSGGAGATVVVIMALMQSHGLDYVFAAVALAGIFQLLVGLFRLGKFIGLVPQPVMYGFVNGLAVIIFMSQLEQFKSAGSWMTGTPLMIMGGLTALTILIVVLFPRITKAVPPSLVAIITVFLLVYVFHIDTRTVRDIAEVSGGFPPFHIPNIPFTIETLQIILPYGLIMAGVGLTEGLLTLNLVDEITGTRGNGNREALAQGGANILNGFFTGMGGCPMIAQTLVNLSAGARARLSGIVAALTILLIILAGAPIIERVPMAALTGVMIMVAIGTFEWSSFRIINKMPRQDIFVGIIVALITIVLHNLALAVLIGVIISALVFAWESAKHIRVHAYWNDHGSKYYEINGPLFFGSVTTFHEQFDVNGDPEEVVIDFRNSRVADMSGIDALNKLTDKYAKAGKKLHLKHLSPDCIALLKNAGSEIDVNIVEDPSYHVAIEGKTNKAGN